Part of the Candidatus Zixiibacteriota bacterium genome is shown below.
AAGTCGGCACGCTCATGACCTGGTAGTGGGTGGCCGACTGCGGATTGTCGTCGACATTGAGCTTGAATATATTGACTCGATCGGCATAATCCGGACCGACCTCGGAAAGCAAACCGCCCATGACATGGCAGGGTGAACACCTGTTCGAATAGAAATCCACGACCGCGGGTGTATCCGAGGCCAGCACCATCTGCTCGAAATTCTCATCGTTGATTTCAACCGGCTCGCCCGCTTTGGGGGTGCGTTTAAATAATTTGTCGAACAATCCCATTTTGCTATTAGTATTTCTGCTGTATTATGTGATTACCCGTCTTTGACTGTATCTTCGATTTTTTCAGTCTCTTTTTTCTCCATTGACTGAGGAGGAGCGGATGTGATCCGGAGCTTCATGTCCTCGGTCTGGATATCTTCGCGATCCCAGCTCAGCTCGATAGTGATTTTGTCCTTGCCTTTTTTCTGGGATGCTTCGACTTCCATTAACAGGTGCTGGTTTGGTTTCAAGCCGATATAATCATCGCCGTTTTGCAGGTAAAACCCGCCCGAGTTCAGACCAGCCACGAGGTCGTTCAAGAAATTAACCGCCCGGGCCGGTTCCACACGACCCTTAAAAGAGAGTTCCTTTTTGCTCATTATATTTCTCCCGCTCTACACAGAATTGAATTGTTTTCAGGTCAATGACAGGACCACTTCGATCAGCCGTTTTTCGTCGATAAGGGGGCGGCTGCTTTCGGTCACCAGCGGAGTGTCGATTACTTCAACACCCTGACGACGGATCTCTTCGAGGTCGAGTCCGCCGGGATAGTCCCCGTATTTTGAATCCACGATTACGAAATTCAGTAACTTCTCTGTGGAGACGTTATCGACGCTGTTTTGCTTTAGATATCTGATCAATGTCTCGACACAATCGGAGACAGTCATACCGAACTGCTCCGGGTCGATCCCCATATTGGGAATATAGATTTTAGGACAATGATTGTCAAGAATCGAATTAGTCACTCCCTCGGGAAGCAGGTTGGCTGTTACGCTCGAGTAGAAGCTTCCCACCGGGTAACAGATCAACTCTGCCATGGAGATCAAATCACGGATTTTCCTTCTGATTGGTGTTTTCGAGTTATGCAATCCGTCCAGATCATCAGTTAAAAACACGTTTTTGACTTTCGAGTTTATGGGTGGGACTTCCTTGCCGGTCAGGTTTTTCTGACCGCGGATTGTCTCGCCGTTTTCGAGTTCGGCCACGAGATGCAAAAACTGTCCGGTGATGGTGCGCACAATCCCGCGAGCGTCGACCAGCTTGGAAAACATAAATACAACCGGATCGATATGACGGTTGTTATTTAGATAACCGCCGGCCAGGATAAGGTTGCCGATACTTGCGCCTCTCAGGTCGAAGCTTTCCGGCATGGCATTATAGAAAAAACGAAGGTGCGCGCGGATAATCTTGCGCATCGGATCGGGAACATTGGCGACAAGCGGATCCCCGCCCTCGACCATCGACTTGAGCCTGTCTTTGAGTTCGGTCCGGGGCTGATCCTTTGGCAGACGGTATACGAACAGGTTGTAGATTTCCGGATGACCAGTGACACTGCGGTCGGCCAGGGCCATCAGGCGACTGCGCATATCGCCCACAGAGAGCATATTGAAAGCGTCGCGAAGTTTGGCCGAACTTCCACCCGAATCGAAAGGGGTTACGAGATGAATTGAGTTATGAGTGAATGTAGTCAGGATACGACTCAGTTTGTTTAACGCTGTTCCCCCGGAGAAAAACAGGATCCGCGGTCCCAGCTCCGGTGCGCGTTTGTAACGGGCCAGGCGCAGTTGGTCGGGGATAGTTATCGGGCGCGTGATTTTGAGCTGTGTAGCGGGAAGATCGTTTTTTGACGGCTTGGTCTCCATTTTTATCTCAGCTATCGCTTTTTAGATAGTCGAGACATTTGCGGGTGGCATGATCAAAGTCCACTCCGCCCGTAATCTCGACGATTCGAATCTCTTTCAGGAGTTCTATATATGCTGTTTCAGAAAAATCGTAATCATTTGGATCGCCGTCGGGTTCATAGAACAAACCGGGAGACTTCATTATCGCTGGCAGGAGGTCCCGGCGTTTGTCGATATCAACGGTATGTACATCGGCCGGACCGCCACCCAGTCTCCAGTTTAACACGACGAATGTGTTCAGTGGTGAATCGAGATCAAAACGGTCCTTACCGAAGACA
Proteins encoded:
- a CDS encoding thiol reductase thioredoxin, which produces MGLFDKLFKRTPKAGEPVEINDENFEQMVLASDTPAVVDFYSNRCSPCHVMGGLLSEVGPDYADRVNIFKLNVDDNPQSATHYQVMSVPTLVFFKNHRPVDKVAGLIQLNPLRAKLDSLA
- a CDS encoding amphi-Trp domain-containing protein, with protein sequence MSKKELSFKGRVEPARAVNFLNDLVAGLNSGGFYLQNGDDYIGLKPNQHLLMEVEASQKKGKDKITIELSWDREDIQTEDMKLRITSAPPQSMEKKETEKIEDTVKDG
- a CDS encoding GAK system CofD-like protein, translating into METKPSKNDLPATQLKITRPITIPDQLRLARYKRAPELGPRILFFSGGTALNKLSRILTTFTHNSIHLVTPFDSGGSSAKLRDAFNMLSVGDMRSRLMALADRSVTGHPEIYNLFVYRLPKDQPRTELKDRLKSMVEGGDPLVANVPDPMRKIIRAHLRFFYNAMPESFDLRGASIGNLILAGGYLNNNRHIDPVVFMFSKLVDARGIVRTITGQFLHLVAELENGETIRGQKNLTGKEVPPINSKVKNVFLTDDLDGLHNSKTPIRRKIRDLISMAELICYPVGSFYSSVTANLLPEGVTNSILDNHCPKIYIPNMGIDPEQFGMTVSDCVETLIRYLKQNSVDNVSTEKLLNFVIVDSKYGDYPGGLDLEEIRRQGVEVIDTPLVTESSRPLIDEKRLIEVVLSLT